The segment GGCGGCGTCGAACTAGTCTAGCGGGTCGTCGGGTACTGGGGGAATGGCCGGTGCGGATCCCTCGTCGCGCGGGTGACTGGGGTGATGCGTCGGCATCACTGCGGCGGTATCGAGGCGCAATCCAGAGATCGTGAATCCTGCCGCGGCGAGTTGTTCCGCGACGGCGAGCGACGTCGAAGCCGCTCGTATGCGAGCCCGATGCTCGAAGCGGTCCAGCCGAACGTTCAACGTAAAGGGCGACAGGGTGGTGCGCAGCGCGATGAGCGCCTTCGAGAGCCGGTGGAGATCCGTCAGGTCGCCCGGAAGCGCGACGGTCATCGTAATGCCCAAGATGTCGGTACCACCCCGGCGGATCAGGCTCCCGATCACATCGCGGCTCGTCACAAGCCCAACGAGCGTTTGCCCGTCCACCACCGGCAACGCCCGAAGGTCGTGCCAGTAGATGGTGCGGGCGGCTTCCTCGATCGGCGCCTCGGCACTGATCACCACCGGGTTCTTCGTCATCACGGTAGCGATCGCGACGTCCGCCGGACTACCCGCGCAGGACGAAGGCACGCGCATCAGGTCTCCCCAGGTCGCGACGCCGACGAGGTGGTCGCCGGCCACAACGCACACGCGTCCCGTGCGCGCGGCCCGCATGGACTCTGCCGCCGCACTCACGGTCGCGTCCGCTCCGATCGTGAGCGGGTCCGTGATCATGCACTCCTGAACGAGCATCGCTCCCCCCAATCGCGTGTCATTAACGTAGGCGGAACGGCCCCGTGAGGCAATCGGGTCGTGGCCCGATTCTCCGGTTGCGGATTCTCGGCCGATGTACCTGAGCAACATCGTCAACATTCGACCGTGGGGCAGGTGCCGGATGGAACCGGGCGGGTCCGTGCGCGGTAGGGTTTTTGCTGGGGCGTCGGCGAAGTTGCCGACACGGGACGCTTGCCGCGGATCAGCCCGCCGAGAACACGCAGGGCAGGCTCTTGGGGAGGGTGGAATGCCGGGGTATCCGGCGATCGGGCTGTTTCTTCTCGCGGCGCTTGTGCTGCTGCTCATCCCGGGTCCAGCCGTCCTCAACATCGTGGCCTGCAGCGCGACCCACGGCCGGCGCGCGGGGCTGGTCTGCGTGTTGGGTACCCACGCGGCGACCCTCATCCACGTAACGGCGGCGGCCGCCGGGCTCTCGGCGCTCCTCGTGTCGTCGGCGCTCGCACTGAGCACCCTGAAGTATGTTGGAGCGGCGTACCTGATCTACCTGGGCGCCCAGGCGCTGCTGACGAAGGACGGAGACGAACAGGCGCCGATGCCCGCGCCCAAGCGTTCGGGTGAACTGTTCGCCCAAGGCTTCTGGGTCAATCTACTGAACCC is part of the bacterium genome and harbors:
- a CDS encoding CBS domain-containing protein, with amino-acid sequence MLVQECMITDPLTIGADATVSAAAESMRAARTGRVCVVAGDHLVGVATWGDLMRVPSSCAGSPADVAIATVMTKNPVVISAEAPIEEAARTIYWHDLRALPVVDGQTLVGLVTSRDVIGSLIRRGGTDILGITMTVALPGDLTDLHRLSKALIALRTTLSPFTLNVRLDRFEHRARIRAASTSLAVAEQLAAAGFTISGLRLDTAAVMPTHHPSHPRDEGSAPAIPPVPDDPLD
- a CDS encoding LysE family translocator produces the protein MPGYPAIGLFLLAALVLLLIPGPAVLNIVACSATHGRRAGLVCVLGTHAATLIHVTAAAAGLSALLVSSALALSTLKYVGAAYLIYLGAQALLTKDGDEQAPMPAPKRSGELFAQGFWVNLLNPKTALFFFAFLPQFLDPARGSPAIQIFIFGALFVTLGSCTDGAYALLAGSVGHWIRGDGRFRRVRRVVTGGIYIGLGLTAAFASPEKK